The uncultured Trichococcus sp. DNA window CATAACCGGCTGTGACATCCACACCCGCTTTTGCATATGCGTTTTCCATCAAACTTGTCCTCCCTTTAGATTCTCTTTTTGGATAGCTGTCATATTGTTCACGTAATCCGCTTCATAGTCGTACAGCCCAGTCGGGTAGTCCCCGTTGAAGCTGTCCATGCACAAGCCTGAATACGGCATATCAAATTTCAAACCGATCGAATCGATCAGACCCTCTTGGCTAAGGAAAGCCAAGCTGTCCGCACCGATATATGCGCAGATTTCATCGACCGTCATTTTAGCGGCGATCAGTTCGGCTGACTTGCTGATGTCGATTCCGTAGAAACTTGGGTAGATCAAAGGCGGGGAAGAGATGCGGACATGCACTTCTTTGGCTCCCGCTTCTTTCAACAAAGTCACGATGCGTTTGCTGGTCGTCCCGCGCACGATGGAATCATCCACCATGACGACGCTTTTGCCCTGGACAACCCCTTTTACGGCGGATAATTTCATTTTCACGCCCAATTCGCGCAGTTCCTGCGTCGGTTGGATGAACGTACGTCCGACATATTGGTTCTTGATCAGGCCCATTTCGTAAGGCGTTCCGCTTTCTTCCGCGAATCCGCTCGCCGCGGACAAGGAAGAGTTGGGCACACCGATGACGATATCCGCAGTCACTGCCGGTGCTTCGATAGCCAAACGTGTTCCCATGCGTTTGCGCGCTGTATGCACGTTCACCCCGGCAATATTCGAATCCGGACGCGCGAAGTAGATATACTCCATCGCAGCGATGGAGATGGTTGTATCATCGGTATATTTTTCGATCGTCAAGCCGTTGTCGTCAATGATCGCCAGTTCTCCGGCGTTGACGTTGCGGACAAAATCAGCGCCGATCGTATCGATGGCGCACGTTTCGCTGGCCATCACATACGCGCCATTAGGCAATTGGCCGATGACAAGCGGACGGAATGAATTCGGATCGACGGCACCGAACATTTTCTCTTCAGTCAAAAGGATATACGTGAAGCCACCCTTGACCTGATTCAAGCTCTCTTTGATCTTTTCGATCAGGCTGTCTTTCTGGCTGCGTCTGATCAGATGCATCAGAACTTCCGTATCCGAAGTCGAATGGAAGATGGCGCCGTTTTCCTCAAGATTGCGGCGCAATGATTTGGCGTTCACTAAGTTGCCGTTGTGGCAAATGGCGATGTCCATATCATAGAAATGGTACAAAAACGGCTGCACATTCTCGATGCTGTTCTGTCCGGAAGTCGAGTAACGCACATGCCCGATGGCACGGTTACCGGTTAATCTTTGCAGATCATTTCCGTCCTTGAAGACTTCGCTGATCAGCCCCAGATTGCGGTGCACCAACAATTTTCCTTCATCACATGAAACTATCCCTGCACCCTCTTGTCCACGGTGCTGCAAGCTGTGCAAACCGAAGTAAGTCAACTGGCTGGCATTGTCGTCTCCCCAAATGCCGAATACGCCACATTCTTCGTTTAAGCTTTTTGTTTCAGCAAGCATGGAATAGCCTCCTCCCATTTCGATTGTACTTCTTTTACGTCCAAAGTGATTGTTTCGTTCACGGCAACGATTTTCGCCGTGGCATCTTCTGTTACGTTACCGATTTGTGCAGCAGCTGATCCGAAGATCGCTTCCACAGCGGCAACATTTTCAGGTTTCACACTCAGGATGAAGCGTGATTGCGTTTCGCTGAACAGCAACGTTTTATCCATATCAACCGTTACGTCGAAACCTAAGCCAGTGTCAAAGACGCTCTCCATCAAGCCGACAGCCAAACCGCCTTCAGACAAGTCATGCGCGCTGGCGATCAAGCCGGCTTTGATAGCTTTCAGGACATTCGCTTGGTTTTCTTTTTCGACAGCCAAGTCAAAGTCCATCAGTTTGCCTTCGATTTTGCCCAATTCCATTTTTTGCAGTTCGGAACCGTTGAAATCAGCTTTGGTTTCGCCGATCAGGATAATGCGGTCGCCAGCAGCTTTGAAAGTTTGCGTTGTGATGTGTGCAAGATCCTCGATCAGACCGACCATACCGATCATCGGTGTCGGATAAACGGCTACGCCGTCGGTTTCATTGTAAAGGGACACGTTACCTGAGATGACCGGCGTATCCAATTGGCGGCAAGCTTCGGAGATGCCGTCCGCGGAAGTGCTCAATTCCCAGAAAATTTCTGGCTTATCAGGATTTCCGTAGTTCAAGCAGTCTGTGATCGCCAATGGTTTTCCGCCGCTGGCAACGATATTGCGGGCAGCTTCAGCGACAGCGATCTGTCCGCCGATTTCCGGGTTCAAATACAGGTAACGGCCGTTGCAGTCCGTTGTCATTGCGATCGCTTTTTTGGTGCCGCGGACGCGGACAACTGCAGCATCGCTTCCTGGGCCTACAACCGTGCTGGTGCGGACCATGGAATCATAGGTGTCATAGACGTTCTTCTTGGAAGCCAACGTCGCTTGTTGCAATAAAGCCACTAATGTATCCTGCGCTGATGTGAAGGCAGGTTTGTAGTCTTCCATAGCCGCAAATGCAGCGATGCGGGCAGGCACTGCAGTCGGCTTGTAGTAGACCGGAGCATCTTCAGCCAAAGCATCAACCGGAAGTTCAGCCACCACTTTGCCAGCATGAGACAGACGGTACATGCCATCATCGGTAACTTCACCGATCACGACTGCATCCAATTCATATTTTTTGAACAGGTCGACGATGCGTTGCTCTTCGCCCTTCTTGATGCACAGCAGCATACGCTCCTGCGACTCGGAAAGCATCATTTCGTAAGGTGTCATTTCTGTTTCGCGTTGGGGAACGTCATCAAGGTTCAACAGCAAGCCGCTGCCTGCTTTTGAAGCCATTTCCGAACTGGAGGAGACCAAACCGGCCGCACCCATGTCCTGGATACCGATCAAAGCGTCGGAGTAGTCATAAATGCATTCCAAACAAGCTTCCATCAATAATTTTTCCATGAACGGATCGCCCACTTGGACAGCCGAACGTTGTGCTTCTTCCTCTTCCTTGAATTCTTCGGAAGCGAAAGTGGCGCCATGGATACCATCGCGGCCGGTTTTTGCACCCACGTACATGATCGAGTTGCCGACTCCGGCAGCTTGACCTTTTTGCATATCTTTCTGATCGATCAAGCCGACGCACATTGCATTGACCAGTGGATTGCCTTTGTAGCAAGGGTCGAAGACCGTTTCGCCGCCGACAGTCGGGATGCCGATACAGTTGCCGTAACCGCTGATGCCGGCAACGACTTCTTCGAAGATGTGTTTCGTACGCTCATTGTCCAATTCGCCGAAACGCAAAGAGTCAAGGATCGCAATCGGGCGTGCGCCCATGCTGAAGATGTCACGGATGATTCCGCCGACACCGGTAGCTGCGCCTTCATAAGGTTCGACAGCTGATGGGTGGTTGTGGCTTTCCGCTTTGAAAACAACAGCCTGGCCGTCGCCGATATCCACGATACCAGCACCCTCACCAGGTCCTTGCAATACTTGCGGGCCGGTAGTAGGGAATTTTCTCAGGACTGGTTTTGAATTTTTATAAGAACAGTGTTCGCTCCACATAACGGCAAACAGGCCAGTTTCAGTATAGTTCGGCAAACGATGCAAAATTTTATCGCAGATCGTGCCGTACTCTTCGTCTGTCAGACCCCATTCACGATAAATTTTGGACTCTTTTACTTGTTCTGGCGTTGGTTCTAAAAATGCCATTATTTGTTCAGCTCCTTCTTATAATTTTCAACCATGGATTGGAACAGTCGCAAGCCATCCGCTGATCCCAATAAAGCTTCGACAGCACGCTCCGGATGAGGCATCATGCCGAGGACGTTGCCTTTTTTGTTGATGATGCCGGCGATGTCCTCGATGCTGCCGTTCGGATTGCCGTTTGCATAAGTGAATACGATTTGATTGTTGGCTTTCAGGTCAGCCAAAGTCTCTGCATCGCAGAAATAGTTTCCTTCACCATGCGCGATCGGAACAGAGATGATTTCGCCTTCTTTATAGAGGGAAGTGAATTGCGTATCGGCATTCACGACTTTCAGATCCTGCGGTTTGCAGACGAATTTCAAAGTATCATTGCGGCGTAAAGCACCAGGCAATAAGCCGGCTTCAGCCAAAATCTGGAACCCGTTGCAAGTGCCGAATACAGGTTTGCCTTCTTCAGCGAAACGGACAACTTCGCTCATGATGTTAGAAAAACGGGCAATCGCACCTGTACGCAAGTAATCGCCATAAGTGAATCCGCCGGGCAATAGGACAGCATCGAAACCTTCAAGACTTGTTTCATAATGTTGCACATACTCTGCATCTTCTCCAAGAATATCTTTAATGGCTGCATACATATCTAAATCACAGTTAGATCCAGGAAAAACGATGACAGCGAATTTCATTAAGCTTCAACCTCCTGGATTTCGTAACGGTAAGTTTCCATGACCACGTTCGCCAACAATTTGTCGCAGATCTCTTCGATGACTTGTTCAACGTTCTCTTCATCTTTGGAGACTTGGATTTCGAAATATTTTCCGATGCGAATATCTTC harbors:
- the purF gene encoding amidophosphoribosyltransferase, with the translated sequence MLAETKSLNEECGVFGIWGDDNASQLTYFGLHSLQHRGQEGAGIVSCDEGKLLVHRNLGLISEVFKDGNDLQRLTGNRAIGHVRYSTSGQNSIENVQPFLYHFYDMDIAICHNGNLVNAKSLRRNLEENGAIFHSTSDTEVLMHLIRRSQKDSLIEKIKESLNQVKGGFTYILLTEEKMFGAVDPNSFRPLVIGQLPNGAYVMASETCAIDTIGADFVRNVNAGELAIIDDNGLTIEKYTDDTTISIAAMEYIYFARPDSNIAGVNVHTARKRMGTRLAIEAPAVTADIVIGVPNSSLSAASGFAEESGTPYEMGLIKNQYVGRTFIQPTQELRELGVKMKLSAVKGVVQGKSVVMVDDSIVRGTTSKRIVTLLKEAGAKEVHVRISSPPLIYPSFYGIDISKSAELIAAKMTVDEICAYIGADSLAFLSQEGLIDSIGLKFDMPYSGLCMDSFNGDYPTGLYDYEADYVNNMTAIQKENLKGGQV
- the purL gene encoding phosphoribosylformylglycinamidine synthase subunit PurL, whose protein sequence is MAFLEPTPEQVKESKIYREWGLTDEEYGTICDKILHRLPNYTETGLFAVMWSEHCSYKNSKPVLRKFPTTGPQVLQGPGEGAGIVDIGDGQAVVFKAESHNHPSAVEPYEGAATGVGGIIRDIFSMGARPIAILDSLRFGELDNERTKHIFEEVVAGISGYGNCIGIPTVGGETVFDPCYKGNPLVNAMCVGLIDQKDMQKGQAAGVGNSIMYVGAKTGRDGIHGATFASEEFKEEEEAQRSAVQVGDPFMEKLLMEACLECIYDYSDALIGIQDMGAAGLVSSSSEMASKAGSGLLLNLDDVPQRETEMTPYEMMLSESQERMLLCIKKGEEQRIVDLFKKYELDAVVIGEVTDDGMYRLSHAGKVVAELPVDALAEDAPVYYKPTAVPARIAAFAAMEDYKPAFTSAQDTLVALLQQATLASKKNVYDTYDSMVRTSTVVGPGSDAAVVRVRGTKKAIAMTTDCNGRYLYLNPEIGGQIAVAEAARNIVASGGKPLAITDCLNYGNPDKPEIFWELSTSADGISEACRQLDTPVISGNVSLYNETDGVAVYPTPMIGMVGLIEDLAHITTQTFKAAGDRIILIGETKADFNGSELQKMELGKIEGKLMDFDLAVEKENQANVLKAIKAGLIASAHDLSEGGLAVGLMESVFDTGLGFDVTVDMDKTLLFSETQSRFILSVKPENVAAVEAIFGSAAAQIGNVTEDATAKIVAVNETITLDVKEVQSKWEEAIPCLLKQKA
- the purQ gene encoding phosphoribosylformylglycinamidine synthase subunit PurQ; the protein is MKFAVIVFPGSNCDLDMYAAIKDILGEDAEYVQHYETSLEGFDAVLLPGGFTYGDYLRTGAIARFSNIMSEVVRFAEEGKPVFGTCNGFQILAEAGLLPGALRRNDTLKFVCKPQDLKVVNADTQFTSLYKEGEIISVPIAHGEGNYFCDAETLADLKANNQIVFTYANGNPNGSIEDIAGIINKKGNVLGMMPHPERAVEALLGSADGLRLFQSMVENYKKELNK
- the purS gene encoding phosphoribosylformylglycinamidine synthase subunit PurS, with the translated sequence MYKVTVYVTYKDSVLDPQGEAVKGAVHRMGYPTIEDIRIGKYFEIQVSKDEENVEQVIEEICDKLLANVVMETYRYEIQEVEA